Proteins co-encoded in one Campylobacter jejuni genomic window:
- the hydD gene encoding HyaD/HybD family hydrogenase maturation endopeptidase → MKFLVLGIGNIMFADEGLGVHLCKQLEKNYKFTHSEFTLDFVDGGTLALQLSYIIARYDRLIVLDCIEAQGASIGDVFFFPYDAMPNKISWSGSAHEIEMLQTLQYMELAGDLPKTHILACVPKRIEAMSFKLSDELIQGAKIMEKTLLDFLSKEGFTYEKIADFSLQELADISYKNY, encoded by the coding sequence TTGAAATTCTTAGTCCTTGGAATAGGCAATATCATGTTTGCAGATGAAGGCTTAGGCGTTCATCTTTGCAAACAACTTGAAAAAAACTACAAATTCACTCATTCTGAATTTACTTTAGATTTTGTTGATGGTGGAACTTTGGCTTTGCAGCTTAGCTATATCATCGCTAGGTACGATAGACTTATCGTTTTAGACTGTATAGAAGCGCAAGGTGCGAGTATAGGAGATGTATTTTTCTTTCCTTATGATGCTATGCCTAATAAAATTAGCTGGAGTGGAAGTGCCCATGAAATAGAAATGCTTCAAACCTTACAATACATGGAACTTGCAGGAGATTTGCCTAAAACACATATCTTAGCTTGTGTGCCAAAGCGTATTGAAGCGATGAGTTTTAAGCTCTCAGATGAGCTTATACAAGGAGCTAAAATCATGGAAAAAACTTTACTTGACTTTTTAAGCAAGGAAGGTTTTACTTATGAAAAGATTGCGGATTTTTCTTTGCAAGAATTAGCCGATATTTCTTATAAAAATTACTAA
- the cybH gene encoding Ni/Fe-hydrogenase, b-type cytochrome subunit has protein sequence MQNKEEKLQRKAEYEFSIGLRLTHWVRAIAIVILIGTGYYLSYVFQSPISNGEPVNFMQAKYRLVHQAVGFVLIACIIFKVYLFFCDKVSAKERRSVWDIFNIKLWIEQVKFYIFLGKHPHLKGVYNPLQFVTYFFFYLVMLGIILTGLILYTHTYHEGLGGLLYHILRPLEAAMGGLADVRTYHRILMWVIMIFVPVHIYMAIFNAVKGKDGAMDAIISGYKFVKEEKH, from the coding sequence ATGCAAAACAAAGAAGAAAAATTGCAAAGAAAAGCTGAATATGAATTTAGCATAGGTTTGCGTTTAACGCACTGGGTAAGAGCTATTGCTATAGTGATTCTTATTGGCACAGGGTATTATCTTTCCTATGTGTTCCAAAGTCCTATTAGTAACGGCGAACCCGTAAATTTTATGCAAGCAAAATACCGCTTAGTACATCAAGCAGTGGGTTTTGTTTTAATCGCTTGTATTATTTTTAAAGTATATTTGTTTTTCTGCGATAAGGTAAGCGCAAAAGAACGCAGAAGTGTATGGGATATTTTTAATATCAAATTATGGATAGAACAAGTAAAATTTTACATTTTCTTAGGAAAACATCCGCATTTAAAAGGGGTTTATAATCCTTTGCAATTTGTAACTTATTTTTTCTTTTATCTTGTGATGTTAGGTATCATTCTTACAGGGCTTATTCTTTATACTCATACTTACCATGAGGGCTTAGGTGGGCTTTTATATCATATTTTAAGACCGCTTGAAGCTGCAATGGGCGGTTTGGCCGATGTAAGAACTTATCATAGAATTTTGATGTGGGTGATTATGATTTTTGTGCCAGTACATATTTACATGGCGATTTTTAACGCAGTAAAAGGTAAAGATGGTGCTATGGATGCTATTATTAGCGGATATAAATTTGTAAAAGAAGAAAAGCATTGA
- the hydA gene encoding hydrogenase small subunit, with translation MIDYHQIESRLSALEKLPSLKDNDSITKALEKSGFSRRDFMKWAGAMTAFLALPASFTPMVAKAAELADRLPVVWLHMAECTGCSESLLRSDTPTIDSLIFDYISLEYHETVMAAAGWQAEENLESAIQKHKNKYILMVEGGIPMGDTEHFLTIGAHGKTGYELSKMASENALAIFAIGTCSSFGGIQAARPNPSNAQPLSKVTSKTVINVPGCPPSEKNIVGNVLHYLLFGELPALDVYNRPKWAYGLRIHDLCERRGHFDAGEFVHAFGDEGAKQGFCLYKVGCKGPYTFNNCSRERFNQHTSWPIQAGHGCIGCSEPNFWDTMGPFEEPMASRKFDTVFGLGADSVSDKIGIGVLTLTGVAIAAHAVISSMQKDKE, from the coding sequence ATGATTGATTATCATCAAATAGAGTCGCGTTTATCGGCTCTTGAAAAGCTTCCTTCTTTGAAAGACAATGATAGTATTACAAAAGCATTAGAAAAGTCAGGTTTTTCTAGAAGGGATTTTATGAAATGGGCAGGTGCTATGACTGCATTTTTGGCTTTGCCAGCGAGTTTTACTCCTATGGTGGCAAAAGCTGCTGAGCTTGCTGATAGGCTTCCTGTTGTGTGGCTTCATATGGCTGAGTGTACAGGCTGTAGCGAGAGTTTGTTAAGAAGTGATACTCCAACGATTGATAGTTTGATTTTTGATTATATTTCTTTAGAATATCACGAAACAGTGATGGCTGCAGCAGGTTGGCAAGCTGAAGAAAATTTAGAAAGTGCCATTCAAAAGCATAAAAATAAATACATTTTAATGGTTGAAGGTGGTATCCCTATGGGTGATACAGAGCATTTTTTAACCATAGGTGCACATGGAAAAACAGGCTATGAGCTTTCAAAAATGGCAAGTGAAAATGCTTTGGCAATTTTTGCTATAGGAACCTGTTCTAGCTTTGGAGGAATTCAAGCCGCAAGACCAAATCCTAGCAACGCACAGCCTTTAAGCAAAGTAACAAGTAAAACTGTGATCAATGTTCCAGGCTGTCCTCCAAGTGAAAAAAATATAGTGGGTAATGTACTTCATTATTTATTATTTGGTGAGTTACCAGCACTTGATGTGTATAATAGACCAAAATGGGCTTATGGTTTAAGAATTCATGATCTTTGTGAAAGACGCGGACATTTTGATGCGGGTGAATTTGTACATGCTTTTGGAGATGAAGGAGCAAAACAAGGTTTTTGTCTTTATAAAGTAGGTTGTAAAGGACCTTATACTTTTAATAACTGCTCAAGAGAGAGATTTAACCAGCACACTTCTTGGCCTATTCAAGCAGGGCATGGTTGTATAGGTTGTTCTGAGCCTAATTTTTGGGATACTATGGGACCTTTTGAAGAGCCTATGGCTAGTCGTAAATTTGATACTGTTTTTGGTTTGGGTGCGGATAGTGTTTCAGATAAAATCGGTATAGGTGTGCTTACACTCACAGGCGTTGCTATAGCAGCACACGCAGTTATATCTTCCATGCAAAAAGATAAGGAATAA
- the mnmC gene encoding bifunctional tRNA (5-methylaminomethyl-2-thiouridine)(34)-methyltransferase MnmD/FAD-dependent 5-carboxymethylaminomethyl-2-thiouridine(34) oxidoreductase MnmC gives MKKAKLIFKDNTPFSLDFDDFYFNSKDGLNESKFVYTHSFEWKNQENFIIAESGFGIGLNFFLTLKRFLETTPSKRPKKLFYISVEAFYIEKEQLREIYQKLEFYEEFKELLEQFLKFYPKAKEGIYRFYFEDCFLDLVFEDIAVLKELDFKADVWYLDGFSPNKNLQMFDENLIFEVARLSKKNTQICTFSSASFLQKNLKKYGFRVEKTKGFRKREMIKAYLENELEFKDKEAYFSRTFSSLKNKKVAIIGAGISSAVLAYELSLRGFEIDVFEKYLELGKGASGNESGILSSLILKPKVNLGEFSELSFIEASRFYRQILDLEFKGVVEFAHNDLMQERFDTQRENVLFKISKNQAFLEEGGVIFPKNLVKNLFEKSKACIYFNHEFQAYKFENECFTLKFKNDIVKSDYAVLIYAMGADTKDFVFYDEMKLSKVRGQVTHLKPFLDTSFALSSKAYICPVKDDLQVIGASYDRLNASLESKEEDDKQNIENIAEFIDKNTKLEIIGSKVGFRSYSSDRFMIVGNAYDEVFYKEEYKALLWTKNKEQKPAKMSCNLYFNFAHGSRGFSTSVLAARYLCALINNEPLCLEKKYIHAIHPARFLIRKLKKGL, from the coding sequence ATGAAAAAAGCTAAGCTAATTTTTAAGGATAATACTCCTTTTTCTTTGGATTTTGATGATTTTTATTTTAATTCCAAAGATGGCTTAAATGAAAGCAAATTTGTTTACACTCATTCTTTTGAATGGAAAAATCAAGAAAATTTTATTATCGCAGAGAGTGGTTTTGGTATAGGTTTAAATTTTTTTCTTACTTTGAAACGCTTTTTAGAAACTACCCCTTCTAAGCGTCCTAAAAAACTTTTTTATATTAGCGTAGAAGCTTTTTATATCGAAAAAGAACAATTAAGAGAAATTTATCAAAAACTAGAATTTTATGAAGAGTTTAAAGAGCTTTTAGAACAATTTTTAAAATTTTATCCTAAGGCTAAAGAAGGAATTTATCGTTTTTATTTTGAAGATTGTTTTTTAGATCTTGTTTTTGAAGATATAGCTGTTTTAAAAGAATTGGATTTTAAAGCTGATGTTTGGTATTTAGATGGATTTTCTCCAAATAAAAACTTGCAAATGTTTGATGAAAATTTAATCTTTGAAGTGGCAAGACTTTCTAAAAAAAATACACAAATTTGCACCTTTTCTTCGGCAAGTTTTTTGCAAAAAAATTTAAAAAAATATGGTTTTAGAGTAGAAAAAACCAAAGGTTTTAGAAAAAGAGAAATGATTAAAGCTTATTTGGAAAATGAGCTTGAGTTTAAAGACAAAGAAGCGTATTTTTCAAGAACATTTTCATCTTTAAAAAATAAAAAAGTAGCTATTATTGGTGCGGGTATATCAAGTGCTGTTTTAGCTTATGAGCTTAGTTTAAGGGGTTTTGAGATAGATGTTTTTGAAAAATATTTAGAATTAGGCAAGGGTGCAAGTGGAAATGAAAGTGGAATTTTAAGCTCTTTAATCTTAAAACCTAAGGTAAATTTAGGGGAGTTTTCAGAGCTTTCTTTTATAGAAGCAAGCCGTTTTTATAGACAAATTTTAGATTTAGAATTTAAGGGTGTGGTGGAGTTTGCACATAATGATTTGATGCAAGAAAGATTTGACACACAAAGAGAAAATGTTTTGTTTAAAATTTCAAAAAATCAAGCTTTTTTAGAAGAGGGTGGAGTGATTTTTCCAAAAAATTTGGTTAAAAATCTTTTTGAAAAAAGTAAAGCTTGTATATATTTTAATCATGAATTTCAAGCTTATAAATTTGAAAATGAGTGTTTTACTTTAAAATTTAAAAATGATATTGTTAAAAGTGATTATGCGGTTTTGATTTATGCTATGGGTGCAGATACAAAAGATTTTGTTTTTTATGATGAGATGAAATTAAGCAAAGTAAGAGGTCAAGTTACACATCTAAAACCTTTTTTAGATACCTCATTTGCTTTATCTTCTAAGGCTTATATTTGCCCTGTAAAAGATGATTTGCAAGTGATTGGAGCAAGTTATGATAGGCTTAATGCAAGTTTAGAATCAAAAGAAGAAGATGATAAACAAAATATAGAAAATATAGCCGAATTTATAGATAAAAATACAAAATTAGAAATCATAGGTTCTAAGGTAGGCTTTAGATCTTATTCGAGTGATCGCTTTATGATAGTTGGAAATGCCTATGATGAAGTGTTTTATAAAGAAGAATATAAAGCTTTATTATGGACAAAAAACAAGGAGCAAAAACCAGCTAAAATGTCTTGTAATTTGTATTTTAATTTTGCTCATGGATCAAGGGGTTTTAGCACAAGTGTTTTAGCGGCAAGGTATTTGTGTGCATTGATAAATAATGAACCCTTGTGTTTAGAAAAAAAATACATCCACGCTATTCACCCTGCAAGATTTTTGATTCGCAAACTCAAAAAAGGTTTATGA
- the recR gene encoding recombination mediator RecR — protein sequence MAKGLEKFNELVESFANLPTIGKKTAIRLAYHLCINNQIDGMKLAHNIENAIRFIKLCEQCGALSENELCEICSDEERNKNILCIVESPKDILTLEESQSYNGLYFVLDELNEEKLEKLKQIILKLNISELIFALTHSINSDATIFFIEDKFKGLNLTFSKIAQGIPSGVNLENVDLISLNKAMNFRTKI from the coding sequence ATGGCAAAAGGCCTAGAAAAATTCAATGAACTTGTTGAAAGTTTTGCAAATTTACCTACCATAGGAAAAAAAACCGCCATAAGACTTGCTTATCACCTTTGCATAAATAATCAAATCGATGGTATGAAACTCGCACACAATATAGAAAATGCTATCCGCTTTATAAAACTTTGCGAACAATGCGGTGCTTTAAGCGAAAATGAGCTTTGCGAAATTTGTAGCGATGAAGAAAGAAATAAAAACATTTTATGTATAGTTGAAAGCCCAAAAGATATACTAACACTCGAAGAGAGTCAAAGTTATAATGGGCTATATTTTGTTTTAGATGAGTTAAATGAAGAAAAACTTGAAAAACTAAAGCAAATCATACTTAAGCTAAATATCTCTGAGCTCATTTTTGCATTGACACATAGCATTAATTCTGATGCAACTATCTTTTTTATAGAAGATAAATTTAAAGGCTTAAACCTAACTTTTAGTAAAATCGCTCAAGGAATTCCAAGTGGTGTAAATTTAGAAAATGTGGATTTAATTTCTTTAAATAAAGCTATGAATTTTAGAACAAAAATTTAG
- the hydB gene encoding nickel-dependent hydrogenase large subunit, with protein MSQKIIVDPITRIEGHLRVEVVVDDNNVVKEAYAGSTLWRGIETIVKGRDPRDAGFMTQRICGVCTFSHYKAGIVAVENALGITPPLNALLTRTLMNAALFLHDHIVHFYQLHGLDWADVVSALSADVKKASDEAFKYTPNPYATGADKLLEVQQRLKTFVDKGNLGPFANAYYGHPTYRLTPEQNLIVLSHYLECLRIQRIIAQCMAIFGAKNPHPQSLTVGGVTCVMDLLDPARMGEYMVKFQEVQDFVNRAYYPDLVMAGKAYAHEASVLNDIGVNNLYTFKEFQIGRDEWLFESGIIKNGDLSKVYEVEEDKITEEATHSWYADNEPLHPYDGKTNPNYTGLVDGESVDHHGNNVHSKVFDTKGKYSWIKAPRYEGNPMQVGPLANIVVNYAKGNPNVVPVVDEFLKETGLPLNAVFSTLGRTAARCIEAKIVANNALKAFNNLVENLKVDQSTCAPYVIDNSKEYKGRYMGHVPRGTLSHWCRIKNGVIENWQAVVPSTWNASPKDANGVGGSYEQCLIGLKIADVKQPLEIIRKIHSYDPCIACAVHVMDTKGNNLSEYKVNVNL; from the coding sequence ATGAGTCAAAAAATAATCGTAGATCCTATTACAAGAATTGAAGGGCATTTAAGAGTTGAAGTTGTTGTTGATGATAACAATGTGGTAAAAGAAGCTTATGCGGGCTCTACTTTGTGGCGTGGTATTGAAACCATAGTAAAAGGGCGTGATCCAAGAGATGCGGGTTTTATGACGCAAAGAATTTGTGGAGTTTGTACTTTTTCACATTATAAAGCAGGTATAGTTGCTGTTGAAAATGCTTTAGGTATTACTCCGCCTTTAAATGCGCTTTTAACAAGAACTTTAATGAATGCAGCTTTATTTTTACACGATCATATTGTGCATTTTTATCAACTTCATGGGCTTGATTGGGCTGATGTGGTAAGTGCTTTAAGTGCTGATGTTAAAAAAGCAAGCGATGAAGCTTTTAAATACACTCCAAATCCTTATGCAACAGGTGCAGATAAACTTCTTGAAGTGCAACAAAGACTTAAAACTTTTGTAGATAAAGGAAATTTAGGACCTTTTGCTAATGCGTACTATGGTCATCCAACTTATCGTTTAACTCCTGAGCAAAATTTAATCGTTCTTTCTCACTATTTAGAATGTTTAAGAATTCAAAGAATCATTGCTCAATGTATGGCGATTTTTGGAGCTAAAAACCCACATCCACAAAGCTTAACCGTTGGTGGTGTAACTTGCGTTATGGATTTGCTTGATCCTGCAAGAATGGGTGAATATATGGTTAAATTCCAAGAAGTACAAGACTTTGTTAATCGTGCGTATTATCCTGATCTTGTGATGGCAGGAAAAGCTTATGCACATGAAGCAAGTGTTTTAAATGATATAGGGGTAAATAATCTTTACACCTTTAAAGAATTTCAAATCGGAAGAGATGAATGGCTTTTTGAAAGTGGTATTATCAAAAATGGAGATTTAAGCAAGGTTTATGAAGTAGAAGAAGATAAGATTACTGAAGAGGCAACTCATTCTTGGTATGCAGACAATGAACCTTTACATCCTTATGATGGCAAAACAAATCCAAATTATACAGGACTTGTAGATGGAGAAAGCGTAGATCATCATGGAAATAATGTTCATTCTAAAGTGTTTGATACTAAGGGTAAATATAGTTGGATTAAAGCTCCACGCTATGAAGGAAACCCTATGCAAGTAGGACCTTTAGCAAATATCGTTGTAAATTATGCTAAGGGTAATCCAAATGTTGTTCCTGTGGTAGATGAGTTCTTAAAAGAAACAGGACTTCCTTTAAATGCTGTATTTAGCACACTTGGAAGAACAGCTGCGCGTTGTATTGAAGCAAAAATCGTTGCAAATAATGCTTTAAAAGCGTTTAATAATTTAGTTGAAAATTTAAAAGTAGATCAGAGTACTTGTGCTCCTTATGTGATCGATAATTCTAAAGAATACAAAGGACGCTATATGGGGCATGTGCCACGCGGAACATTAAGCCATTGGTGTAGAATTAAAAATGGCGTCATTGAAAACTGGCAAGCTGTGGTGCCTTCTACTTGGAATGCAAGTCCAAAAGACGCAAATGGCGTAGGTGGAAGTTATGAGCAATGTTTGATAGGACTTAAAATCGCTGATGTAAAACAACCACTTGAAATCATTAGAAAAATTCACTCTTATGATCCCTGTATTGCTTGTGCGGTGCATGTAATGGATACTAAGGGCAATAATCTAAGTGAATATAAAGTGAATGTCAATTTATAA